The following coding sequences are from one Triticum aestivum cultivar Chinese Spring chromosome 5A, IWGSC CS RefSeq v2.1, whole genome shotgun sequence window:
- the LOC123105546 gene encoding uncharacterized protein isoform X2 gives MVQLWSPLFHSESLPELAANPHSPASGSAALRCFLQHPDPRPAASPPQPRCSLDLTSVRSATLDSPPPSWRLAWSQCLPFIKF, from the exons ATGGTCCAATTATGGTCTCCGCTTTTCCACTCCGAGTCTCTCCCAGAGCTGGCGGCGAATCCCCATTCTCCGGCGAGCGGCAGCGCGGCCCTCCGCTGCTTCCTGCAGCATCCAGATCCCCGTCCCGCTGCCTCACCTCCGCAGCCTCG ATGCAGCCTGGATCTCACCTCCGTCCGTTCCGCCACGCTGGATTCCCCTCCCCCTAGCTGGCGACTTG CATGGAGTCAATGTTTACCATTTATCAAGTTCTGA
- the LOC123105546 gene encoding putative F-box protein At1g32420 isoform X1 → MEPRQWMTTIVLTDDLVVEILSRLPLKSFCRFKCVSTSWLAFSSDLHYRQKLPRTPVGLLYQKREHGTAIHLAGLPSSDRDIDSTLSFVQCYERPLELKHCSNGLLLCYHGGMPSKGISDAIVCNPATQEWMSLPDTEPGPAVCYASYKLCFDPLWSQYFYVFKFESSPSGGFDTEVTVFFSEYSTWSNCLWETSDIFFGDSLFVNGVLYVEHLWRHYLLALDAPDTCTQQLNHRTIQLPGFPYGPERFYCFDGRLWQSSGVLCYAQQELDGCMIRIWSLEGYDRWVVKHRLNMNNVFGRNIMLRTNNEGLWYFDYEILAFDLERELVILADTIADNKIISYSISTGKVCQILNIPSFVNLYRSLLYVPYYGKFPACVLQAAQDKC, encoded by the coding sequence ATGGAACCTCGGCAGTGGATGACCACAATCGTACTAACTGATGATTTGGTGGTGGAGATCTTGTCTCGGCTGCCACTGAAGTCTTTTTGCCGTTTCAAATGTGTCTCCACGTCTTGGCTTGCCTTCTCATCTGATCTGCACTACCGCCAGAAGCTCCCAAGAACTCCCGTCGGTCTCTTGTACCAAAAAAGAGAGCATGGCACTGCCATCCATCTTGCGGGACTTCCCTCAAGTGACAGGGATATTGACTCAACACTTAGCTTTGTGCAATGTTATGAGCGTCCCTTGGAGCTTAAGCATTGCAGCAACGGCCTACTTCTTTGTTATCATGGTGGTATGCCCTCGAAAGGAATTTCCGACGCCATCGTGTGCAATCCAGCAACTCAAGAGTGGATGTCACTTCCAGATACTGAACCTGGACCAGCCGTCTGTTATGCCAGTTACAAGTTGTGTTTTGATCCATTGTGGTCTCAATACTTTTATGTCTTCAAATTTGAGTCAAGTCCAAGTGGTGGATTTGACACTGAAGTTACGGTATTCTTCTCTGAGTATTCGACCTGGTCTAATTGTCTATGGGAAACCTCAGATATATTTTTTGGTGATTCACTCTTTGTAAATGGGGTGTTGTATGTGGAGCACTTATGGAGGCATTACCTTCTGGCACTCGATGCACCTGATACATGCACACAGCAGCTCAATCATAGGACCATTCAGTTGCCAGGGTTTCCATATGGACCAGAGAGGTTTTATTGCTTTGACGGGCGTCTTTGGCAGTCATCTGGGGTCTTATGCTATGCACAACAAGAATTGGATGGTTGCATGATCCGAATTTGGAGTTTGGAAGGATATGATAGGTGGGTGGTGAAGCATCGTCTAAATATGAACAATGTATTTGGGAGGAACATAATGCTCCGTACTAACAATGAAGGATTATGGTACTTTGATTATGAAATCCTGGCATTTGACCTGGAGAGAGAGCTAGTTATCCTTGCTGACACAATTGCTGATAATAAGATCATCTCATATAGCATCAGTACTGGAAAAGTCTGCCAGATTCTAAACATTCCAAGCTTCGTTAACCTATATCGAAGTCTACTCTATGTGCCATACTATGGCAAGTTTCCAGCTTGTGTGCTTCAAGCAGCTCAAGACAAATGTTAG